One stretch of Carassius carassius chromosome 18, fCarCar2.1, whole genome shotgun sequence DNA includes these proteins:
- the LOC132092478 gene encoding solute carrier family 35 member F6-like codes for MAWTKYQLFLAGLMLTTGSLNTLSAKWADMFSALGCNGTPNHAFSHPFVQAVGMFLGELSCLVVFHILLCHDRRKPEPTMVPGQSFNPLLFLPPALCDMLGTSIMYIALNMTSASSFQMLRGAVIIFTGLLSVAFLGRRLQPSQWIGILFTILGLVVVGLADFLSGHGNDSHKLSEVITGDLLIIMAQIIVAVQMVLEEKFVYKHNVHPLKAVGTEGFFGFFILSLLLIPMFYIHVGSFADNPRQVLEDALDAFCQIGHKPLILLALLGNTVSIAFFNFAGISVTKEISATTRMVLDSLRTVVIWVVSLALGWEVFHGLQILGFIILLLGTALYNGLHKPLMAKLPCCPGEQRAEEEEAPERERLLGGGKAANES; via the exons atGGGCTGATATGTTCTCTGCACTGGGATGTAATGGCACTCCAAATCATGCCTTCTCCCACCCTTTTGTACAG GCTGTGGGAATGTTTTTGGGGGAACTGTCCTGTCTGGTGGTGTTCCACATTCTCCTTTGTCATGATCGGCGCAAACCTGAGCCCACGATGGTTCCGGGCCAAAGTTTTAACCCCCTACTTTTCCTCCCACCTGCCCTTTGTGACATGTTGGGAACATCCATAATGTATATTG CACTGAACATGACCAGCGCCTCTAGTTTCCAGATGCTGCGAGGAGCTGTGATCATCTTCACTGGACTGTTGTCTGTAGCATTCTTAGGTCGGCGACTGCAGCCCAGCCAGTGGATTGGGATCCTATTCACCATCCTTGGTCTGGTGGTGGTTGGCCTGGCGGACTTTCTGAGCGGCCATGGGAATGACTCCCATAAGCTCAGTGAGGTTATCACAG GGGACCTTTTGATCATCATGGCGCAGATTATTGTTGCAGTCCAGATGGTCCTAGAGGAGAAGTTTGTTTATAAGCACAATGTGCATCCACTGAAGGCTGTCGGGACTGAAG GTTTTTTCGGATTTTTCATCCTCTCTTTGCTCCTCATCCCAATGTTCTACATCCATGTGGGAAGTTTTGCAGACAACCCACGGCAGGTCCTTGAAGATGCATTGGATGCCTTCTGTCAGATTGGTCATAAGCCTCTCATTTTACTGGCACTGCTGGGCAACACTGTGAGCATTGCCTTCTTTAACTTCGCCGGCATCAGCGTCACCAAGGAAATAAGTGCCACTACTCGCATGGTGCTGGACAGTCTGCGTACTGTGGTCATCTGGGTTGTGAGTTTGGCGCTGGGTTGGGAGGTATTCCACGGCCTACAGATTTTAGGCTTCATCATTCTACTCCTTGGTACAGCGTTGTACAATGGACTCCACAAGCCCTTGATGGCCAAACTGCCCTGCTGCCCTGGAGAGCAGAGAGCAGAGGAGGAAGAAgccccagagagagagaggctgcttGGTGGAGGAAAAGCTGCAAATGAGAGCTAA